A single genomic interval of Streptomyces sp. NBC_00663 harbors:
- the gap gene encoding type I glyceraldehyde-3-phosphate dehydrogenase: protein MTRIAINGFGRIGRNVLRALLERDSDLEVVAVNDLTEPATLARLLAYDSTAGRLGRPVTADGDTLVVDGRRIKVLAEREPAQLPWAELGVDIVLEATGRFTSAKAARAHLDAGAKKVLVSAPSDGADVTLAYGVNSDAYDPEIHTIVSNASCTTNALAPLAAVLDELAGIEHGFMTTVHAYTQEQNLQDGPHRDARRARAAGVNIVPTTTGAAKAIGLVLPNLDGKLSGDSIRVPIPVGSIVELNTTVARDVTRDDVLAAYRTAAEGPLAGVLEYSEDALVSSDIVGNPASSIFDSALTRVEGRHIKVVAWYDNEWGFSNRVIDTLQLLATR from the coding sequence TCAACGGATTCGGCCGCATCGGACGCAACGTGCTGCGCGCACTCCTGGAACGCGACAGCGACCTCGAAGTCGTCGCCGTCAACGACCTCACGGAGCCCGCCACCCTCGCCCGGCTCCTGGCGTACGACTCGACGGCCGGCCGCCTGGGCCGCCCGGTGACCGCCGACGGGGACACGCTCGTGGTCGACGGCCGCCGTATCAAGGTGCTGGCCGAGCGCGAGCCCGCACAGCTCCCCTGGGCCGAACTCGGCGTCGACATCGTCCTGGAGGCCACCGGCCGCTTCACCTCGGCGAAGGCGGCCCGCGCCCACCTCGACGCGGGCGCGAAGAAGGTGCTCGTCAGCGCCCCGTCGGACGGCGCCGACGTCACCCTGGCGTACGGCGTCAACTCGGACGCCTACGACCCGGAGATCCACACGATCGTCTCCAACGCCTCCTGCACGACCAACGCGCTCGCGCCGCTGGCCGCGGTCCTCGACGAGCTCGCCGGCATCGAGCACGGCTTCATGACGACGGTGCACGCCTACACCCAGGAGCAGAACCTCCAGGACGGCCCGCACCGCGACGCCCGCCGCGCCCGCGCCGCCGGCGTCAACATCGTGCCGACCACGACGGGCGCCGCCAAGGCGATCGGCCTGGTGCTGCCGAACCTCGACGGCAAGCTGTCCGGCGACTCCATCCGGGTCCCGATCCCGGTGGGCTCGATCGTCGAACTCAACACGACCGTCGCCCGCGACGTGACCCGCGACGACGTCCTGGCCGCCTACCGCACCGCCGCCGAGGGCCCGCTGGCCGGCGTCCTCGAGTACTCGGAGGACGCGCTGGTCTCCTCCGACATCGTGGGCAACCCCGCCTCCTCGATCTTCGACTCCGCCCTCACGCGCGTGGAAGGCCGCCACATCAAGGTCGTCGCCTGGTACGACAACGAGTGGGGCTTCTCGAACCGAGTGATCGACACCCTCCAACTCCTGGCCACCCGCTGA